The following proteins are co-located in the Micromonospora viridifaciens genome:
- a CDS encoding AMIN-like domain-containing (lipo)protein → MRLRRTLLALVMVLGGLLAGTGGATAATPYCGITWGSTAKAAGTLSAAPLVDVRAGQHDCWDRVVFEFAGPANGWSVRYGETYTEGQGLALSPYTAGGALLRVSLRAPAYDADHTATVPYRTGDHAVTALGYRTLRDVVFGGSFEGYTTFAVGVRAQLPYRVFVLAGPGTHSRIVLDVAHQWQA, encoded by the coding sequence ATGAGACTGAGGAGAACACTGCTGGCGCTGGTCATGGTGCTCGGCGGGCTGCTCGCCGGCACGGGCGGCGCCACGGCGGCCACCCCGTACTGCGGGATCACCTGGGGCAGCACGGCGAAGGCGGCCGGCACGCTCAGCGCCGCCCCGCTGGTCGACGTCCGCGCCGGGCAGCACGACTGCTGGGACCGGGTGGTCTTCGAGTTCGCCGGCCCGGCGAACGGCTGGTCGGTCAGGTACGGCGAGACGTACACCGAGGGGCAGGGGCTGGCGCTGTCCCCGTACACCGCCGGGGGTGCGCTGCTGCGGGTCTCGCTGCGGGCGCCCGCGTACGACGCCGACCACACCGCCACCGTGCCGTACCGCACCGGCGACCACGCCGTGACCGCGCTGGGCTACCGGACGCTGCGGGACGTGGTCTTCGGCGGCAGCTTCGAGGGCTACACCACCTTCGCCGTGGGGGTGCGCGCCCAGCTGCCCTACCGGGTCTTCGTGCTCGCCGGGCCCGGTACGCACAGCCGGATCGTCCTCGACGTGGCCCACCAGTGGCAGGCGTGA
- the sigJ gene encoding RNA polymerase sigma factor SigJ, whose protein sequence is MGADTRLAELFEQERPRLRSVAYRMLGSLTEAEDAVQETWLRLARTDADEVDNLAAWLTTVVARVCLNTLRARHARREDPLEVRMPDPLVDVADPDDPADAAVLADSVGLALLVVLDTLTPAERLAFVLHDMFAVPFDEIGTMIDRSPVAARQLASRARRRVQGRAPVPDPDLARQRAVVSAFLAAARDGDFDGLVAVLHPDVVLRSDGGTARARHTTVLTGARVVAAQATTFGRFSPFARPALVNGTAGVLVTAAGRPLSVMAFTVTDGRIATIDVIADPERLRQLSFAGRPD, encoded by the coding sequence ATGGGCGCGGACACCCGGCTGGCCGAGTTGTTCGAGCAGGAACGGCCACGGTTGCGGTCGGTGGCGTACCGGATGCTCGGCTCGCTCACCGAGGCCGAGGACGCGGTGCAGGAGACCTGGCTCCGCCTCGCCCGGACCGACGCCGATGAGGTGGACAACCTGGCCGCCTGGTTGACCACGGTGGTCGCCCGGGTCTGCCTGAACACGCTGCGGGCCCGCCACGCCCGCCGGGAGGATCCCCTCGAGGTACGGATGCCCGACCCGCTGGTCGACGTCGCCGACCCGGACGACCCGGCGGACGCCGCCGTCCTCGCTGACTCGGTCGGGTTGGCGCTGCTGGTGGTCCTGGACACCCTGACCCCGGCCGAGCGCCTCGCGTTCGTGCTGCACGACATGTTCGCCGTGCCGTTCGACGAGATCGGCACCATGATCGACCGCTCCCCGGTCGCGGCCCGGCAGCTCGCCAGCCGGGCCCGCCGCCGCGTCCAGGGGCGCGCCCCCGTGCCCGATCCGGACCTGGCCCGCCAGCGTGCGGTGGTGAGCGCCTTCCTCGCCGCCGCGCGGGACGGCGACTTCGACGGGCTCGTCGCCGTGCTCCACCCGGACGTCGTGCTGCGCTCCGACGGCGGGACCGCCCGGGCCCGTCACACCACTGTGCTCACCGGCGCCCGGGTGGTGGCCGCGCAGGCCACCACGTTCGGACGGTTCTCCCCGTTCGCGCGACCGGCGCTGGTCAACGGCACCGCCGGGGTCCTCGTCACCGCGGCCGGCCGGCCGTTGTCCGTCATGGCCTTCACCGTCACCGACGGGAGGATCGCGACCATCGACGTGATCGCCGACCCGGAACGGCTGCGCCAGCTCAGCTTCGCGGGCCGGCCCGACTGA
- a CDS encoding NUDIX domain-containing protein gives MPPRAPSVSCVFVCHDGAGRLLLARRGAGARDEPGTWDTGAGALEFGETFEAAVTRELREEYDSSPLAMTLLGVRNVLRDDPPSHWVAVVFAVRVDPATVAIGEPHKFDRIGWYTRDALPAPLHSQVAPTLAMLPDALERLP, from the coding sequence GTGCCACCCCGTGCCCCCTCGGTGTCCTGTGTCTTCGTCTGCCACGACGGTGCGGGTCGGCTGCTGCTGGCCCGGCGGGGAGCCGGCGCCCGCGACGAGCCCGGCACCTGGGACACCGGCGCGGGCGCGCTGGAGTTCGGCGAGACGTTCGAGGCCGCGGTCACCCGCGAGCTGCGCGAGGAGTACGACAGCTCGCCGTTGGCGATGACCCTGCTCGGGGTACGCAACGTGCTGCGCGACGACCCGCCATCGCACTGGGTGGCGGTGGTGTTCGCGGTACGGGTCGACCCGGCGACCGTCGCCATCGGCGAGCCGCACAAGTTCGACCGGATCGGCTGGTACACGCGCGACGCGCTGCCCGCGCCGCTGCACTCGCAGGTCGCGCCCACCCTGGCCATGCTGCCGGACGCCTTGGAGCGGCTGCCGTGA
- a CDS encoding SDR family oxidoreductase, whose protein sequence is MSAPILVTGGTGTLGRLVTPLLREAGHPVRVLSRRGGPSAPGIEHVTADLVSGEGIEAAVRGAEVVLHLAGGPKGDDRAARNLVRAAQQTGVRHLVHISVIGADRVPLAWLRSKLDAERAVAESGLPWTALRAAQFHDLVLTVVEKLAKLPVVPAPGGLRFQPVDARDVAARLVELTLGAPAGLVPDLTGPAVYGMDELVRSYLRAVGRRRPLVPVRLPGKAGRAYRAGDNLTLDGAETGTRTWEAFLAERLPEPRRTAHRQPVGPR, encoded by the coding sequence ATGAGCGCACCGATCCTGGTCACCGGCGGCACCGGCACCCTCGGCCGGCTGGTCACCCCGCTGCTACGCGAGGCCGGGCATCCGGTGCGGGTGCTCAGCCGCCGGGGCGGGCCGTCCGCTCCCGGTATCGAGCACGTCACCGCCGACCTCGTCAGCGGCGAGGGCATCGAGGCCGCGGTACGCGGAGCCGAGGTGGTCCTGCACCTGGCCGGCGGGCCGAAGGGCGACGACCGGGCGGCCCGCAACCTCGTCCGGGCCGCGCAGCAGACCGGCGTACGCCACCTGGTGCACATCTCGGTCATCGGGGCCGACCGGGTTCCGCTCGCCTGGCTGCGGTCCAAGCTCGACGCCGAACGGGCCGTCGCCGAGTCGGGCCTGCCCTGGACGGCGCTGCGCGCCGCCCAGTTCCACGACCTCGTGCTGACCGTCGTGGAGAAGCTGGCGAAACTTCCGGTGGTCCCGGCGCCGGGTGGGCTCCGGTTCCAGCCGGTCGACGCCCGCGACGTGGCGGCCCGGCTGGTGGAGCTGACGCTCGGCGCCCCGGCCGGCCTGGTGCCCGACCTGACCGGCCCGGCCGTGTACGGGATGGACGAACTGGTCCGCAGCTACCTGCGGGCGGTCGGCCGGCGCCGGCCGTTGGTGCCGGTGCGGCTGCCCGGGAAGGCGGGACGCGCGTACCGGGCCGGCGACAACCTGACCCTCGACGGTGCCGAGACGGGCACCCGGACCTGGGAGGCCTTCCTGGCCGAGCGGCTGCCGGAGCCCCGCCGGACCGCCCACCGGCAGCCGGTCGGCCCGCGGTGA
- a CDS encoding PucR family transcriptional regulator produces MTGGARRTGHAAAGSERDACLAAVARAASADAGGVPVELLGNYLSLLADAAMTGRRPRRAELDAVGVLGRRAAEQGVSTGRVVQLYLSAARRLWQQLPQLASSTDSEVVRAAADAVLHVVDSAVATLAEGYGVARRELIRREETLRRELVDDLLRGDSDLGGLVARAEPFGLDLARVHQVALAAPRRRLPDTDAAISALEGVIFDRLGDRDVLVATKEGLLVVIAPADAVPPDRGARGRESAGDLGRLMHAELDRLPRGGPWQVAVGRPHPGLYGIARSYEEAREALLTAQRLNADTPVIDARDLLVYRVLLRDQPAIVDLVQAALTPLRHARGGAQPLLDTLDAYFATGGVATEAARRLHVSVRTVTYRLDRIRALSGYDPNDPRDRFTLQAAVYGARALDWPRQPLPGPAS; encoded by the coding sequence ATGACCGGTGGTGCCCGGCGGACCGGCCACGCCGCCGCCGGCTCGGAACGCGACGCGTGCCTGGCGGCAGTGGCCCGAGCGGCCAGCGCCGACGCCGGTGGGGTGCCCGTGGAGCTGCTCGGCAACTATCTGTCGCTGCTCGCCGACGCGGCAATGACCGGGCGCCGACCCCGGCGGGCCGAGCTCGACGCCGTGGGCGTGCTGGGCCGGCGCGCCGCCGAGCAGGGGGTTTCCACCGGGCGGGTGGTCCAGCTGTACCTGTCGGCGGCGCGGCGGCTGTGGCAGCAACTGCCGCAGTTGGCCAGCTCGACCGACAGCGAGGTGGTACGCGCGGCGGCCGACGCGGTGCTGCACGTCGTCGACAGCGCGGTGGCCACCCTCGCCGAGGGCTACGGCGTGGCCCGCCGCGAGCTGATCCGGCGCGAGGAGACGCTGCGCCGGGAGCTCGTCGACGACCTGCTGCGCGGCGACTCCGACCTGGGTGGCCTGGTGGCGCGCGCCGAGCCGTTCGGGCTGGACCTGGCCCGGGTGCACCAGGTGGCGCTGGCCGCGCCGCGCCGGCGCCTGCCGGACACCGACGCGGCGATCAGCGCGCTGGAAGGAGTCATCTTCGATCGTCTGGGCGACCGCGACGTGCTGGTGGCAACGAAGGAAGGGCTGCTCGTGGTGATCGCTCCCGCCGACGCGGTGCCGCCCGACCGGGGTGCCCGGGGGCGGGAGTCGGCCGGCGACCTCGGACGCCTGATGCACGCCGAGCTGGACCGGCTGCCGCGCGGCGGTCCGTGGCAGGTGGCGGTCGGCCGCCCGCACCCCGGCCTCTACGGCATCGCCCGTTCCTACGAGGAGGCCCGGGAGGCGCTGCTGACGGCACAGCGGCTGAACGCCGACACCCCGGTCATCGATGCCCGCGACCTGCTGGTCTACCGCGTCCTGCTGCGGGACCAGCCCGCCATCGTCGACCTCGTCCAGGCGGCGCTCACGCCGCTGCGCCACGCCCGCGGCGGCGCCCAGCCGTTGCTCGACACCCTGGACGCGTACTTCGCCACCGGCGGGGTGGCCACCGAGGCCGCCCGCCGGTTGCACGTGTCCGTCCGCACGGTCACCTACCGGCTGGACCGGATCAGAGCGCTCAGCGGTTACGACCCGAACGACCCGCGTGACCGGTTCACGCTGCAGGCCGCGGTGTACGGCGCGCGGGCGCTGGACTGGCCGCGCCAGCCGCTGCCCGGGCCCGCCTCGTAG
- a CDS encoding response regulator transcription factor, with protein sequence MEGRVLVVEDDASIREVTALGLRRSGFRVDTAVDGPAALAAWRARPVDLIVLDVMLPGFDGFEVCREIRRTSQVPILMLTARTDTIDVVVGLECGADDYLRKPFDLPELVARVRAVLRRTVAPVAEATVTAGPLEIDPARFVARKAGRELTLTATEFRLLLELARRPGQVFTRELLLDRVWGHTYLGDSRLVDVAVQRLRAKVEDDPGAPTLIRTVRGAGYKLSTG encoded by the coding sequence ATGGAGGGCCGCGTGCTGGTCGTCGAGGACGATGCCTCCATCCGGGAGGTCACCGCCCTCGGTCTGCGGCGGTCCGGGTTCCGGGTGGACACCGCCGTGGACGGCCCGGCGGCGCTCGCCGCGTGGCGGGCCCGGCCGGTCGACCTGATCGTGCTCGACGTGATGCTGCCCGGCTTCGACGGCTTCGAGGTCTGCCGGGAGATCCGCCGCACCAGCCAGGTGCCGATCCTGATGCTCACCGCCCGCACCGACACCATCGACGTGGTCGTCGGGCTGGAGTGCGGGGCCGACGACTACCTGCGTAAACCCTTCGACCTGCCGGAGCTGGTCGCCCGGGTCCGCGCCGTGCTGCGCCGCACGGTCGCCCCGGTCGCGGAGGCCACCGTGACCGCCGGGCCGCTGGAGATCGACCCGGCCCGGTTCGTGGCCCGCAAGGCGGGCCGGGAGCTGACCCTGACCGCGACCGAGTTCCGGCTGCTGCTGGAGCTGGCCCGCCGCCCCGGGCAGGTGTTCACCCGCGAGCTGCTGCTCGACCGGGTGTGGGGGCACACCTACCTCGGCGACTCCCGGCTGGTGGACGTGGCGGTGCAGCGGCTGCGCGCCAAGGTGGAGGACGATCCCGGCGCCCCGACCCTGATCAGGACGGTGCGCGGGGCCGGCTACAAGCTGTCGACGGGGTGA
- a CDS encoding helix-turn-helix domain-containing protein, producing the protein MDDLDQTLDGVGPRLRALRQQRNTTLAELSTATGISVSTLSRLESGTRRPTLELLLPLARAHGVTLDELVDAPPTGDPRIHLRPVTRHGMTMLPLTRRAGGIQAYKLVIPAGSHRRQPDLQTHEGYEWLYVLNGRLRVILGDHDLVLSPGEAAEFDTRVPHWFGAADAEPVEFLSLFGRQGERAHLRARPASGDIARSPGAARADASIG; encoded by the coding sequence ATGGACGACCTCGATCAGACGCTGGACGGCGTCGGCCCCCGGTTACGCGCGCTGCGCCAGCAGCGCAACACCACGCTGGCCGAACTGTCGACGGCGACCGGCATCTCGGTGAGCACCCTGTCCCGGCTGGAGTCCGGCACCCGCCGGCCCACGCTCGAGCTCCTGCTCCCCCTGGCCCGGGCCCACGGCGTCACGCTCGACGAACTCGTCGACGCCCCGCCCACCGGCGACCCGCGCATCCACCTGCGCCCGGTCACCCGCCACGGCATGACCATGCTGCCGCTGACCCGCCGGGCCGGCGGCATCCAGGCGTACAAGCTGGTGATCCCGGCCGGCAGCCATCGCCGGCAACCGGACCTCCAGACCCACGAGGGCTACGAGTGGCTCTACGTCCTCAACGGGCGGCTGCGGGTCATCCTGGGAGATCACGACCTGGTCCTCTCCCCCGGCGAGGCGGCCGAGTTCGACACCCGCGTGCCGCACTGGTTCGGCGCCGCCGACGCCGAGCCGGTCGAGTTCCTCAGCCTCTTCGGCCGGCAGGGCGAACGCGCCCACCTGCGGGCCCGCCCCGCGTCGGGCGACATCGCGCGGTCGCCCGGAGCTGCTCGCGCTGACGCCTCGATAGGCTGA
- a CDS encoding NAD(P)/FAD-dependent oxidoreductase — MTEQLRESYDVVVIGGGAAGLSGALTLARARRSVLVVDAGAPRNAPADGVHGLLAREGIRPAELLERGRAEVRGYGGQVTSGEVAAATRADDGFAVALTDGRSVRARRLLVTSGLVDELPDVPGLRDRWGRDVLHCPYCHGWEVRDRAIGVVATGPLSVHQALLFRQWSRDVTFFTHTLPAPDREQAEQLAARGIPVVGGEVASLEIVEDHLVGVRLGDGRLVHRDAVVVAPRMMARAGFLTALGLRPVAHPAGVGEHLPADPTGRTEVPGVWAAGNVTDPAAQVGAAAAAGTTAAAALNADLVAEETRRAVAAHREPFSGASEARISELVTGNRRHGI; from the coding sequence ATGACCGAGCAGCTCAGGGAGAGCTACGACGTGGTGGTGATCGGCGGGGGTGCCGCGGGGTTGAGCGGTGCGCTGACGCTGGCCCGGGCGCGCCGGTCGGTGCTGGTGGTCGACGCCGGCGCCCCGCGCAACGCCCCGGCCGACGGGGTGCACGGGCTGTTGGCACGGGAGGGGATCCGGCCGGCCGAGCTGCTGGAGCGGGGCCGGGCGGAGGTGCGCGGCTACGGCGGCCAGGTGACCTCCGGCGAGGTCGCCGCCGCGACGCGCGCGGACGACGGGTTCGCGGTGGCGCTCACGGACGGCCGGTCGGTGCGGGCGCGCCGGCTGCTGGTGACCTCCGGCCTGGTGGACGAACTGCCGGACGTGCCGGGGCTGCGGGACCGGTGGGGGCGGGACGTCCTCCACTGCCCCTACTGCCACGGCTGGGAGGTGCGGGACCGAGCCATCGGGGTGGTGGCCACCGGCCCGTTGTCGGTGCACCAGGCGTTGCTGTTCCGCCAGTGGAGCCGTGACGTCACGTTCTTCACCCACACGCTGCCGGCGCCGGACCGCGAGCAGGCGGAGCAGCTGGCCGCCCGGGGCATCCCGGTGGTCGGCGGCGAGGTGGCGTCCCTGGAGATCGTCGAGGACCATCTGGTGGGCGTACGGCTCGGCGACGGCCGGCTGGTCCACCGGGACGCCGTGGTGGTGGCGCCGCGGATGATGGCCCGCGCCGGCTTTCTGACGGCGCTCGGGCTGCGGCCGGTGGCACACCCCGCGGGCGTCGGTGAGCACCTGCCTGCCGATCCGACCGGCCGTACCGAGGTGCCCGGGGTGTGGGCCGCGGGCAATGTCACCGATCCGGCCGCCCAGGTCGGCGCCGCCGCGGCGGCGGGCACCACGGCGGCGGCGGCTCTCAACGCGGACCTGGTCGCCGAGGAGACCCGGCGGGCGGTCGCCGCCCACCGGGAGCCGTTCTCCGGGGCGTCCGAGGCGAGGATCAGCGAGCTGGTGACGGGCAACCGCCGCCACGGGATCTGA
- a CDS encoding rod shape-determining protein, which yields MPVAQAPTGHPLDTAGNSSAHSANGASVTRPSPIAVDLGSGQLRMRLGGHEPLTTLITDRSARRYPLVKRGRVVDGSGCATALTQLLRQHQVRLPSRPLVVACRPLLATPADQDLTRRVLDAVFAPARLLFIDTVRAAAIGAGAGAGTLLVADVGAQITEVAILRDSKVIAGRRANLGTGDLAHGATVDMLADRLARLVRELTQGAGVVPAAATALARGIVLVGDGATRPDLRDRLAAMAGAPVHRAAGPRTAALTGASLAAAAAARHPAAD from the coding sequence ATGCCCGTCGCCCAGGCCCCCACCGGTCATCCGTTGGACACCGCTGGCAACAGCTCCGCGCACAGCGCCAACGGCGCGTCCGTCACCCGTCCCAGCCCGATCGCCGTCGACCTCGGCAGCGGCCAGTTGCGGATGCGGCTGGGCGGCCACGAGCCGCTCACCACCCTGATCACCGACCGGTCCGCCCGGCGGTATCCGCTGGTGAAACGGGGACGGGTCGTCGACGGCTCCGGGTGTGCCACCGCGTTGACCCAACTGCTGCGGCAGCACCAGGTCAGGCTGCCGTCCCGGCCATTGGTCGTGGCGTGCCGACCGTTGCTGGCGACGCCGGCCGACCAGGACCTCACCCGACGCGTCCTCGACGCGGTCTTCGCGCCCGCGCGGCTGCTGTTCATCGACACCGTGCGGGCCGCCGCCATCGGTGCCGGGGCCGGTGCCGGCACGCTGCTCGTCGCCGACGTCGGCGCGCAGATCACCGAGGTGGCCATACTGCGGGACAGCAAGGTCATCGCCGGCCGGCGGGCGAATCTCGGCACCGGCGACCTCGCCCACGGGGCCACCGTCGACATGCTCGCCGACCGGCTCGCCCGCCTCGTCCGGGAGCTGACCCAGGGGGCCGGCGTGGTGCCGGCGGCCGCCACCGCCCTGGCTCGCGGGATCGTCCTGGTCGGAGACGGTGCCACCCGGCCCGACCTGCGGGACCGTCTCGCCGCGATGGCGGGGGCCCCGGTGCACCGCGCCGCCGGACCCCGCACGGCCGCGCTGACCGGTGCGAGCCTGGCCGCCGCGGCCGCGGCCCGCCACCCGGCCGCCGACTGA
- a CDS encoding TraR/DksA family transcriptional regulator — MTDTLHSRTAALRDILERQFQTHTGQLIELTAYSREPDHGGHDPDTLRALMETARQGIADSAGALRRMSEGTYGSCESCRGQIPVARLEARPSARYCVPCQERQQR, encoded by the coding sequence ATGACCGACACGTTGCACAGTCGCACCGCGGCCCTGCGCGACATCCTCGAGCGGCAGTTCCAGACGCACACCGGTCAGCTCATCGAACTCACCGCGTACAGCCGGGAGCCGGACCACGGCGGTCACGACCCCGACACGCTGCGGGCGCTGATGGAGACCGCGCGCCAGGGCATCGCGGACAGCGCGGGCGCGCTGCGCCGCATGTCCGAGGGCACCTACGGCAGCTGCGAGAGCTGCCGCGGCCAGATCCCGGTCGCCCGGCTGGAGGCCCGCCCGTCGGCCCGGTACTGCGTACCCTGCCAGGAGCGGCAGCAGCGCTGA
- a CDS encoding potassium transporter TrkA yields MNVEHTPLPGIGVRHSFTTAQGVRVGVVEYRGLDRRDVFYDDADDPDSTCGLRLTRSEAITLAGLLGLLDVVAIDDRN; encoded by the coding sequence ATGAACGTCGAACACACGCCGTTACCCGGAATCGGGGTGCGGCACAGCTTCACCACCGCCCAGGGCGTCCGGGTCGGCGTGGTCGAGTACCGCGGGCTGGACCGCCGGGACGTCTTCTACGACGACGCGGACGACCCGGACAGCACCTGCGGCCTCCGGCTCACCCGGTCCGAGGCGATCACGCTGGCCGGCCTGCTGGGCCTGCTCGACGTGGTCGCCATCGACGACCGGAACTGA